The proteins below are encoded in one region of Tsuneonella sp. CC-YZS046:
- a CDS encoding YggT family protein, with product MLLYTLVEIIGYLISIVVMLVIVQFVLSLLISFNVVNTHNDLVASLWKAVNALLDPLLKPIRRFMPDTGMLDLSPMVLIILLQILRIVLGNMAVAAL from the coding sequence TTGCTGCTTTACACGCTGGTCGAAATAATCGGCTACCTGATCTCGATCGTGGTCATGCTGGTGATCGTGCAATTCGTGCTGAGCCTGCTGATCTCGTTCAATGTCGTGAACACGCATAACGACCTTGTGGCCTCGCTGTGGAAGGCAGTGAACGCCCTGCTCGATCCGCTGCTCAAGCCGATCCGGAGATTCATGCCGGATACGGGCATGCTCGACCTCTCGCCCATGGTGCTCATCATCCTGCTGCAGATCCTGCGAATCGTGCTCGGCAACATGGCCGTGGCGGCTCTCTAG
- the argB gene encoding acetylglutamate kinase — protein sequence MNAVNGAEADNRAMLAKAEVLVDALPYLQRYAGRTFVVKYGGHAMGDPEAARDFAEDIVLLKAVGINPVVVHGGGPQIGAMLKKLGVESRFVDGLRVTDKATAEVAEMVLCGAINKELVSWIANAGGKALGVSGKDGGLVTATKVTRTTKDPDSNIEQAVDLGFVGEPSHVDTTLLETASKAGMIPVVAPIGAGTDGHTYNINADTMAGAIAAALGAARLFLLTDVAGVLDKDRNLLTDLTPADIERLREDGTISGGMIPKLETCVHAVEAGCEAAVVLDGRVPHAMLLEIFTSRGAGTLIRA from the coding sequence ATGAATGCGGTGAACGGCGCGGAAGCGGACAATCGGGCAATGCTCGCCAAGGCGGAAGTGCTGGTCGACGCGCTGCCTTACCTGCAGCGCTATGCAGGCCGGACCTTCGTGGTGAAATATGGCGGCCATGCGATGGGCGACCCGGAAGCCGCGCGCGATTTCGCGGAAGATATCGTGTTGCTCAAGGCGGTCGGCATCAATCCTGTCGTGGTGCATGGCGGCGGCCCGCAGATCGGCGCGATGCTCAAGAAGCTGGGCGTCGAATCCCGTTTCGTGGACGGGTTGCGGGTGACGGACAAGGCCACCGCCGAAGTGGCGGAAATGGTGCTGTGCGGCGCCATCAACAAGGAACTGGTGAGCTGGATCGCCAATGCCGGGGGCAAGGCGCTGGGCGTTTCCGGCAAGGATGGCGGGCTGGTCACCGCCACCAAGGTGACGCGCACCACCAAGGACCCCGACAGCAATATCGAACAGGCGGTCGATCTGGGTTTTGTCGGCGAGCCTTCGCATGTCGACACCACTCTCCTCGAAACCGCGAGCAAGGCCGGGATGATCCCCGTGGTGGCCCCGATCGGCGCGGGCACGGATGGGCACACCTACAATATCAATGCCGATACCATGGCCGGGGCGATCGCCGCGGCGCTGGGCGCGGCGCGGCTGTTCCTGCTGACCGACGTGGCCGGGGTGCTGGACAAGGACAGGAACCTGCTGACCGACCTGACGCCCGCCGACATCGAACGGCTGCGCGAAGACGGCACGATCAGCGGCGGCATGATCCCGAAGCTGGAAACCTGCGTCCATGCGGTGGAAGCGGGCTGCGAAGCGGCGGTCGTGCTGGATGGCCGCGTGCCCCACGCCATGCTGCTGGAAATCTTCACCTCGCGCGGGGCGGGCACGCTGATCCGCGCCTGA
- the guaA gene encoding glutamine-hydrolyzing GMP synthase — protein MDPAHLPDSILIVDFGSQVTQLIARRVREAGVYSEIAPFSKAEEAFHRLKPRGIILSGGPASVPDEGSPRAPQVLFDSGLPILGICYGQQVMTHQLGGEVRPGHETGEGGEFGRAYCTVSDDCVLFDGLWHIGERHQVWMSHGDKVTRIAPGFRIVATSDGAPFALIADDERRYYGTQFHPEVFHTPDGARLLANFVRHVCGLAGDWTMAEFRKTKIEEIRAQVGDGKVICGLSGGVDSAVAAVLIHEAIGDQLTCVFVDHGLMRMNEAQQVVTLFRDHYNIPLVHVDAEEMFLGGLAGVTDPEAKRKFIGKAFIDLFEEEARRIGGADFLAQGTLYPDVIESVSFTGGPSVTIKSHHNVGGLPERMNMKLVEPLRELFKDEVRVLGRELGLPDVFVGRHPFPGPGLAIRIPGEVTRERCDTLRKADAIYLEEIRNAGLYDAIWQAFAVLLPVKTVGVMGDGRTYDSVCALRAVTSTDGMTADIYPFDAAFLSRVATRIINEVQGINRVVYDYTSKPPGTIEWE, from the coding sequence ATGGACCCAGCGCATCTCCCCGATTCCATCCTCATCGTCGATTTCGGCAGCCAGGTGACCCAGCTGATCGCCCGCCGGGTGCGGGAAGCGGGGGTTTATTCGGAGATCGCGCCCTTTTCCAAGGCGGAGGAGGCGTTCCATCGCCTGAAGCCCCGGGGGATCATCCTGTCGGGCGGTCCGGCCAGCGTGCCGGACGAAGGCAGCCCGCGCGCGCCGCAGGTGCTGTTCGACAGCGGCTTGCCGATCCTGGGCATCTGCTATGGCCAGCAGGTGATGACGCATCAGCTTGGCGGGGAAGTCCGCCCGGGCCATGAGACGGGAGAGGGCGGCGAGTTCGGCCGCGCCTATTGCACCGTCAGCGACGATTGCGTGCTGTTCGACGGCCTCTGGCATATCGGCGAGCGCCATCAGGTGTGGATGAGCCATGGCGACAAGGTGACGCGCATCGCCCCCGGCTTTCGCATCGTCGCCACTTCCGATGGCGCGCCCTTCGCGCTGATCGCGGATGACGAGCGGCGCTATTACGGCACCCAGTTCCACCCCGAAGTGTTTCACACGCCGGACGGAGCCAGGCTGCTGGCCAATTTCGTGCGCCATGTCTGCGGTCTGGCGGGCGACTGGACCATGGCCGAGTTCCGCAAGACCAAGATCGAGGAAATCCGCGCGCAGGTCGGTGACGGCAAGGTCATCTGCGGATTGTCCGGCGGTGTGGACAGCGCGGTGGCGGCGGTGCTGATCCATGAGGCGATCGGCGACCAGCTGACCTGCGTGTTCGTCGATCACGGGCTGATGCGGATGAACGAGGCGCAGCAGGTCGTCACCCTGTTCCGCGACCATTACAATATCCCGCTGGTCCATGTGGATGCGGAGGAGATGTTCCTCGGCGGCCTGGCCGGGGTGACGGACCCGGAAGCCAAGCGCAAGTTCATCGGCAAGGCCTTCATCGACCTGTTCGAGGAAGAGGCGCGCAGGATCGGCGGCGCGGATTTCCTGGCGCAGGGCACACTTTACCCGGATGTGATCGAAAGCGTCAGCTTCACCGGCGGGCCTTCGGTCACGATCAAGAGCCACCACAATGTCGGCGGCTTGCCCGAGCGGATGAACATGAAGCTGGTCGAGCCGCTGCGCGAGCTGTTCAAGGACGAAGTGCGGGTGCTGGGCCGCGAGCTGGGCCTGCCGGACGTGTTCGTCGGCCGCCACCCCTTCCCCGGGCCGGGCCTCGCCATCCGCATTCCGGGCGAAGTCACCAGGGAGCGCTGCGACACGCTGCGCAAGGCCGATGCGATCTATCTGGAAGAGATCCGCAACGCCGGGCTCTACGATGCGATCTGGCAGGCCTTCGCCGTGCTGCTGCCGGTCAAGACCGTGGGCGTGATGGGCGACGGGCGCACCTATGACAGCGTCTGCGCGCTGCGCGCGGTGACCTCGACCGACGGGATGACGGCGGACATCTATCCGTTCGACGCCGCTTTCCTCAGCCGCGTCGCGACGCGGATCATCAACGAGGTGCAAGGCATCAACCGCGTGGTGTATGACTACACGTCGAAGCCGCCCGGCACGATCGAGTGGGAGTGA
- a CDS encoding endonuclease III — MQLAFGDDPRTRQLRDIHERLIACFGRIVRPPEKRRDPVWVLVHGVIGARTKTARSNVSTDGLLARHGSWEAVADAPPEALAAKLELVTFPELMAERLKACLLAVKRERGRIDLSHLAALDTQEAMAWLETLPGVARKISAGVVNASTLNRKAMVLDSHHRRVLQRIGLVPPRADTTRAYDVLTPALPPEWDAADYDEHHLLMKRVGQRFCRPSQCHCAPCPVQALCRTGRARPSLQ, encoded by the coding sequence ATGCAACTGGCCTTTGGCGACGATCCCCGCACCCGGCAGCTCCGCGATATTCACGAGCGGCTGATCGCCTGTTTCGGGCGGATCGTGCGTCCGCCGGAGAAGCGGCGCGATCCGGTCTGGGTGCTGGTCCATGGGGTGATCGGCGCGCGGACGAAGACGGCCAGATCCAATGTCTCGACCGATGGCCTGCTGGCGCGGCATGGATCGTGGGAAGCGGTGGCGGACGCCCCGCCTGAAGCGCTTGCCGCGAAACTGGAACTGGTGACCTTTCCGGAATTGATGGCCGAGCGGCTGAAGGCCTGCCTGCTGGCGGTGAAGCGGGAACGCGGCCGGATCGACCTCTCCCATCTCGCGGCGCTGGACACGCAAGAGGCGATGGCCTGGCTCGAAACCCTGCCGGGGGTCGCGCGCAAGATATCCGCCGGGGTGGTCAACGCCAGCACGCTGAACCGCAAGGCGATGGTGCTGGACAGCCATCATCGCCGGGTGCTGCAGCGCATCGGGCTGGTCCCGCCACGGGCGGATACCACCCGCGCCTATGATGTGCTGACGCCGGCGCTGCCCCCGGAATGGGATGCGGCGGATTATGACGAGCATCATCTGCTGATGAAGCGGGTCGGCCAGCGGTTTTGCCGCCCCTCGCAATGCCACTGCGCGCCTTGCCCGGTGCAAGCGCTGTGCCGCACGGGCCGGGCGCGGCCGTCCCTGCAATAG
- a CDS encoding DNA-3-methyladenine glycosylase I, with the protein MSDDRPRCAWAMRDPLECAYHDSEWGVPERDPRMLWETLMLEGFQAGLSWTVILRKRENFRKAFAGFDPLKVAGFGERDIARLMNDAGIVRARAKIEATIRGAQIYNEMQANGENFGAFCWAFTDGKPLQGEGVHTETGLSRAISKELKRRGFKFVGPTIVHAWMQAVGMVNDHAPDCFRRGEVAALG; encoded by the coding sequence ATGAGCGACGATCGACCCCGCTGCGCATGGGCCATGCGCGATCCACTGGAATGCGCCTATCACGACAGCGAATGGGGCGTGCCCGAGCGGGACCCGCGCATGCTGTGGGAAACGCTGATGCTCGAAGGGTTCCAGGCCGGGCTGTCGTGGACCGTCATCCTCCGCAAGCGCGAGAACTTCCGCAAGGCCTTCGCCGGGTTCGATCCGCTCAAGGTCGCGGGTTTCGGAGAACGGGACATCGCGCGGCTGATGAATGATGCCGGTATCGTCCGGGCGCGCGCCAAGATCGAGGCGACCATTCGCGGCGCGCAAATCTATAACGAGATGCAGGCCAATGGCGAGAATTTCGGCGCCTTCTGCTGGGCCTTCACCGATGGCAAGCCGCTGCAGGGCGAAGGGGTCCACACCGAAACCGGGCTTTCGCGCGCGATCTCGAAGGAGTTGAAGCGGCGTGGCTTCAAATTCGTCGGCCCCACCATCGTCCATGCCTGGATGCAGGCGGTGGGGATGGTGAACGACCATGCACCCGACTGCTTCCGGCGGGGCGAGGTGGCCGCGCTGGGCTGA
- a CDS encoding DUF924 family protein, with product MAAARRRWAAELLHLWFHELKPQNWFGSSAAVDDLLRRRFARELASLANRPVHEFLRDPETARAAILLFDQVPRNLYRNDARAFRFDPLARAIAKGALERGWDKGLSGPERQFLAMPLMHSERIADHLRSLRYYARLGPRFGWPFARSHHAMIARFGRYPHRNELLGRKSTPAEIAAVEAGNHW from the coding sequence ATGGCCGCCGCCCGGCGCCGCTGGGCGGCGGAACTGCTCCACCTTTGGTTTCATGAACTGAAACCTCAAAATTGGTTCGGCAGCAGCGCGGCGGTCGACGATTTGCTGCGCCGCCGCTTTGCGCGCGAGCTGGCCAGCCTGGCCAATCGCCCCGTGCATGAATTCCTGCGCGATCCCGAAACGGCGCGGGCCGCCATCCTGCTGTTCGACCAGGTGCCACGCAATCTCTATCGTAACGATGCCCGCGCCTTCCGCTTCGATCCGCTGGCGCGCGCCATCGCCAAGGGCGCGCTGGAGCGCGGGTGGGACAAGGGGCTGTCCGGGCCGGAGAGGCAATTCCTGGCGATGCCGCTGATGCATAGCGAGCGGATCGCGGACCATCTCCGGTCGCTGCGGTATTATGCGCGACTGGGCCCGCGCTTCGGCTGGCCTTTCGCGCGTTCGCACCATGCCATGATCGCGCGCTTCGGGCGCTATCCGCATCGGAACGAGCTGCTGGGCCGCAAGAGCACCCCGGCCGAAATCGCCGCCGTGGAGGCGGGAAACCACTGGTAG
- the tldD gene encoding metalloprotease TldD — protein MTQIPDPRSLLYADGKLSPDEAQVLAREALARCDDGELYLQFIASESFGFDDGRLKTADYSRDSGFGLRGVSGEMTGFAHANDISAGAIRRAGETLKLLDPASNPPAPAPRRNNRHLYTDASPLDAVPFADKVRLLETIDAAARARDPRVAQVSASLSASWSVVEIVRADGFVAQDIRPLVRLNVGIVAESNGRRESGNFGIGGRYLYDDLFDPATWNRAIDTALGQALVNLESVAAPAGEMTVLLGPGWPGVLLHEAIGHGLEGDFNRKGTSAFSGRIGERVGAPGVTVVDDGSIANRRGSLSIDDEGTPTGETVLIEDGILKGYMQDRLNARLMGVEPTGNGRRESYAHAPMPRMTNTFMKGGNDDPAELLSRMKNGIFAKSFGGGQVDIVSGKFVFSCTEAYLVENGRLGAPIKGATLIGDGPSVLTRVKGIGNDMALDEGVGVCGKGGQSVPAGVGQPTLLVEGLTVGGTA, from the coding sequence ATGACCCAGATCCCCGACCCCCGCTCGCTGCTCTATGCCGATGGCAAGCTCTCCCCCGATGAAGCCCAGGTTCTCGCAAGGGAAGCGCTGGCCCGGTGCGACGATGGGGAGCTTTATCTCCAGTTCATCGCCAGCGAGAGCTTCGGGTTCGACGACGGCCGGCTGAAGACCGCCGATTATTCGCGGGATTCGGGCTTCGGCCTGCGCGGGGTTTCCGGCGAGATGACCGGCTTCGCCCATGCCAACGACATCAGCGCGGGCGCGATCCGCCGTGCCGGGGAAACGCTCAAGCTGCTCGATCCGGCCAGCAATCCCCCGGCCCCGGCCCCGCGCCGCAACAACCGCCATCTCTATACCGACGCCAGCCCGCTCGACGCCGTGCCCTTCGCGGACAAGGTCAGGCTGCTCGAAACGATCGATGCCGCCGCCCGGGCGCGCGACCCGCGCGTGGCGCAGGTCAGCGCATCGCTTTCGGCAAGCTGGAGCGTGGTGGAAATCGTCCGCGCGGACGGCTTCGTCGCGCAGGACATCCGCCCGCTGGTCCGCCTCAACGTCGGCATCGTGGCGGAAAGCAACGGCCGGCGCGAAAGCGGCAACTTCGGGATCGGCGGGCGCTATCTCTATGACGACCTGTTCGATCCCGCGACGTGGAACCGGGCGATCGACACCGCGCTCGGCCAGGCGCTGGTCAATCTCGAAAGCGTCGCCGCCCCGGCCGGGGAAATGACCGTGCTGCTCGGCCCCGGCTGGCCGGGCGTGCTGCTGCACGAAGCGATCGGCCACGGGCTGGAAGGCGATTTCAACCGCAAGGGCACCAGCGCCTTCTCCGGGCGGATCGGCGAGCGCGTGGGCGCGCCGGGCGTGACGGTGGTGGATGACGGCTCCATCGCCAACCGCCGGGGATCGCTCTCCATCGACGACGAAGGCACCCCCACCGGCGAAACGGTGCTGATCGAGGACGGTATCCTCAAGGGCTATATGCAGGACCGGCTCAATGCTCGGCTGATGGGCGTGGAGCCGACCGGCAACGGCCGCCGGGAATCCTATGCTCACGCGCCGATGCCGCGCATGACGAACACCTTCATGAAGGGCGGCAACGACGATCCGGCGGAACTGCTCTCCCGCATGAAGAACGGCATCTTCGCCAAGAGCTTCGGCGGCGGGCAGGTCGATATCGTTTCGGGCAAGTTCGTGTTCTCCTGCACCGAGGCCTATCTCGTGGAGAACGGCAGGCTCGGCGCGCCGATCAAGGGCGCGACCCTGATCGGCGACGGGCCTAGCGTGCTGACCCGGGTCAAGGGCATCGGCAACGACATGGCGCTGGACGAAGGCGTGGGCGTCTGCGGCAAGGGCGGGCAGAGCGTGCCGGCCGGGGTCGGCCAGCCGACCCTGCTGGTGGAAGGGCTGACCGTGGGCGGGACGGCCTGA
- a CDS encoding zinc-finger domain-containing protein, which produces MTIPPPEITLVETHRVSCDGSGGIRGGERFTPAALGHPRVFLEIDEHGYVDCGYCDRRFVLKGGPADGVDQASLPDIASGASPA; this is translated from the coding sequence ATGACGATTCCACCGCCCGAAATCACCCTTGTCGAAACGCACCGCGTCAGCTGCGACGGCTCCGGCGGCATTCGCGGGGGCGAACGCTTCACGCCTGCGGCGCTGGGCCACCCGCGCGTGTTCCTCGAGATCGACGAGCATGGCTATGTCGATTGCGGCTATTGCGACCGCCGCTTCGTCCTCAAGGGCGGCCCGGCCGATGGCGTGGATCAGGCCAGCCTGCCCGACATCGCCTCGGGCGCTTCCCCGGCCTGA